One genomic segment of Hordeum vulgare subsp. vulgare chromosome 2H, MorexV3_pseudomolecules_assembly, whole genome shotgun sequence includes these proteins:
- the LOC123429275 gene encoding receptor homology region, transmembrane domain- and RING domain-containing protein 1 translates to MNPRRRLLLLLAAVAFTCAAARPCAALVRLGAATFLDAPARFGPRVTSDGICGSLRAADPADACAPVRAAPGSGGMAFVLIARGNCSFEGKVRAAQLAGFDAALVHDDEDKASLYSMVGDPEGIHIPAVFVSKMAGQTLKKFARGEDGECCINSSMDETAGTVLVMSFVSLVVIISVVASFLFARNCRLLRHGVDNHPPCIKKHVVEKIPSLVYKAPCSSGNNCEEACAICLEDYDNGDMLRLLPCKHEFHVECIDPWLTKWGTFCPVCKLEVTTGE, encoded by the exons AtgaacccccgccgccgcctcctcctgctcctcgccgccgtcgccttcACCTGCGCCGCCGCCCGCCCCTGCGCGGCCCTCGTCCGCCTCGGCGCCGCCACCTTCCTCGACGCCCCCGCGCGCTTCG GGCCCCGGGTGACCAGCGACGGGATATGCGGGTCGCTGCGCGCCGCGGACCCTGCCGACGCGTGCGCGCCCGTCAGGGCCGCCCCTGGCTCCGGCGGGATGGCGTTCGTGCTGATCGCGCGCGGGAACTGCAGCTTCGAGGGCAAGGTGCGGGCGGCGCAGCTGGCCGGCTTCGACGCCGCCCTCGtccacgacgacgaggacaaggcCAGCCTCTACTCCA TGGTTGGTGATCCTGAGGGCATACACATACCTGCGGTATTCGTATCCAAAATGGCTGGGCAAACTTTGAAGAAGTTTGCTAGAGGTGAAGATGGTGAGTGCTGCATAAACTCCTCGATGGATGAGACTGCAGGGACAGTGTTGGTGATGTCGTTCGTATCACTTGTTGTCATCATATCAGTTGTAGCTTCATTTCTTTTCGCTCGGAACTGCCGACTTTTACGCCATGGAGTTGATAACCACCCACCTTGCATCAAGAAGCATGTGGTGGAAAAGATTCCTTCCTTGGTATATAAAGCTCCCTGCTCAAGTGGCAACAATTGTGAAGAAGCCTGTGCCATTTGTTTAGAAGACTATGATAATGGTGACATGCTTAGACTTCTCCCATGCAAACATG AATTTCATGTGGAGTGTATTGATCCCTGGCTGACAAAGTGGGGCACATTTTGCCCAGTATGTAAACTTGAAGTAACCACAGGTGAATAA